The Theileria equi strain WA chromosome 2 map unlocalized gcontig_1105316255037, whole genome shotgun sequence genomic sequence CAGGGGAAAAAGATTTGACAATTGTAATTTTACTTTTGCACATAATAATAATGTTCAGAAAATGGTAACATGTAGAAGCGGTGATAAACCATTTGAACTGCTCAAACTTAAAATAATGTGatactttacatttacatcttGATACTTGTTGTTCCTATAGTAGATCTTCTAGTCCTGCAATTGCTACaagattttatatttttacaaaaaaAACAAACGTGAAGCGTCCGCAAAACTACCCCTGGTAACACGTTTTAATCTTTTTTCAATATCTTTCCTCTTTTTAAGTTCCAAATCGTTGGTACTTGAGAGGTTTCTTTTTTCCCGATTTGAATCACTATCTTCCTCCGAGTCCAGGTCGTCAATTTCTTCATTACCAGATACACTTTCGCTAATTTCATCGTCGGTAACATCATCAGATATCTCCTCATCAGTGTCTTCTTCAGATATATCTTCAGCGTCACCTTCAGAGATAGAAGGTTCAGTATCTACCTCGCTATCGTTAACATCGTTGAATTCAACACCCGGGTCGGTATCTTGTCCATCCGAAATCTCATCAGCAACATCTTGAGGTAATTCTAGTTTCTTTTTCTGTTGAAGCCTCGGATCGCATTCATACTTCAATTTGTGATATAGTTTAAATGACATGTGGTGAGGCTCTGCTTGTttattattcttccagTATTTTTCTTGTGTATAACTATAGTCACCATGCTGAAGAGCACCAGAAAATAAACTGAGTTCTTGAaataatgtaaatgtattGTATTCTGTAGAAAATCCCTTTTGATCTAGTGCATTAACAGGGTCCTTATCAAGATTTCTAAACTCATGCTCTAAAATAGGATTATACGATGCTGCATTTAGATATAATTCCCAAAGATGGCACTCATCAGCCTAATTGTTTTGTTAAGAAAAAGACTAAAACATACCATGGAGTATGTGGGATTGCGTTTATCATGAATATAATGCTCCCCCTCTTTAGGGGAGTCATGAATAATTTTTCTAATGGATGGAAGATCACCCATTTTCTTTCTACATATCCTAGCTATCAAAAGCGATGCATTAGTCGACGTTATTGTGCCTGCAACctaaaaaggaatggatGAATAAATATAGGGATCTACCTGCAAAAGACGCTTTATAAATGAACAGACTCTCGGTACGTCAGAGTCTTGCTGCATCATTTTATCGACTACCAGTAAAAGTGAAAGTGTATTTGATGCGTCAAACATTCTAATATCCAATATTCTTTCATAAAGTAAGTTATAGTAACGGTCCCTAAAGAGAAATGAGGGACATTTCATAAACGTACTCTGAAGGGAAGATCGAAGATAGCAGTGATAGCAAAGATATATTAGCAGATAAAGAAGTGGGTCTATGGGCTGCTCTATATAAAGACTTCACGTTATCCTGCAAGGAGTCCAGTAGTTCTTTGCGTCTATCATCAAAAATTCCTGTTTTACCACTGGAAAGTGCTTGTTTGGTACCAAGGGAATCCAAAAATTTGAAATAACGTAAGCATTTCTCTATGGCAATAGAAATGCAACGAACTATCTTTGCACATTCCTCATATTCATACATTGGGGCAGAAAATTTGCTTGATCCTATATCATGGAAAGCAAAAAAGAAGTGTACCGAATCGacaaaacatttaaatGTTTCATACGCAACATCATACTCATTCCTAAAGCACTTGAATAGAGAACATGGACAATACCTCGTGTAGTTGAGCCTTGATATGTAATGCATACCCCTATGAATACCCTTCAACATGTGTATCAGTTCATCCGCTGCAAAGTAAAGATAAGTAAACGAATGAAACAAACTGAAAGTATGATGAAATATAACTGTTTTCCTGCGAGTAAACCATTTTCCCTTCGAAGGCCAATGATGCATATCTTTATACATCCAAGAAATTGATTTTTTAATTCGTTCTCCAACTTTTGCAACAACAACTCTCTTCATCTGGCCATGATTTTGGAGAAGAGTGTCGAGCAAATTAAAAGCATACGACGACATCTTGTCGTTTTTGTGACCTAATCTAGATATTATCATATCCAACAGGATGACTTCCTGTTCTGGCTTCTGTATTAGCATCTGTAGACAATAGTTAGAGGCATCTTTTTGCATAAATTCTAGATTGCTGTTCATCATATCGGACAATATCTGTAAAGTATATAAGGGTTAGCAATGATATACCTGGATGAAAGTGGAATAAATCCCCTTTAGGAAATCCTCAAAAGAAACAGCAAGAAGCATGCTCTTTGCAAAGGGATCACACTCATCAATAGACCCTCCTTTACCCTTTAAATAAGACAAATGCGCGCCCAAAAACCTAAGGCGATCTTCCTCTATTTGATCAATATATTTTAGTTTACGGGAAGGAAGTATTTTCATGAGTGTTGTATATAGAAATTGTATGGAAGTCTGTTTCACCCTAATCTTATCACTTCTTGTTAACTCTATTAAACCATAAAATAATTTCCAATTCAAAACGCAGTTGTTATCAAGAAGCACGGAAATTGCATCGACTCTATCTGCCAATGTAGAAATGtgttttttattttctgTAGGAAGATTTATATGGAGAGGTTGAAAACAAACGGTTGTTGATGAAGGGGTCCCTTGCAGTAGTATGTAGCCACCGTGCTTCTGAATCATTTTTGCATACGTAATTGACATAATATCTTGCGATTGATGCCATAAAACTTCTTCctattttggatatttcGGCGACAGAGTACCTCTTGGCAAATCTGAGCCTTGTACCCGTCCTTCTTAAATCCTGTACAGCAATTCTATCCCAACTTTTGCTTTCAAAGGCCTTAATGATGCCATTTAGGGTACCTTCTGTGATAAAAATGTCACCTTCTCTGTTATCTCTCATTTTCACGCCACGATTTGCATATTTTACACCAAATAGATTGCGATATTTGTGTTTTTTGTAACGAACGGTATTCAAATGGCGTAAATGTCGGTTTATTTGTTCTGGAACTCATGTCCCACCATAAGGCGAAGGCTAGAGGTTGGTTCATAGAAATGATCGATTACGTCGTATAGGAAAGAATCTTAAGCGGTTTATACGGAACCCCTGGTGTTATTTTACTAATCTTGAGATCGATATCCGCGTTGAAGAAGGTATTTAGTAACAGCGACGTTGTATGAAAATCTTGAGAATTTTATGGTTTAGTTTGTCATTATTTGCCCTAAGGGAATCGCTATCCTTGAAAATTTTGCCTGGATATGAGCGTTTGTATTCTCAGCAGCGTCTAACTTGCCCTGGAAATCATGGaatctacacatttcatGGCTCTGCCAACCCTTGTATTTCATTCATTTCTGGCACTCGTTTGACTAACTATGGTGGATTATCAGGCGTAGAATTTAGTCAAAAGCATGCTTCATTGCGTAATGTCAACGGTGTAGAGCCTGTCTGTGCGGAGACgaaagaagaaggaagagattcTGAACTGCTTAATGATAAAGAATCGGGTTCTCCCTCTAAAGATGAACAGGAAACCTTGGTATTTTCCGATTTCTCGGATTTGTACAAGGATATTCATATTCTGGACTCAAAAGAGATGCCTGTAGATATAGATGCTTCTGAACAATCTACCGAGTATGGCGAAGCTCCAAGTTCCGAGAGCGATACTTTATCTAAAAGGTTGTACGTAAAAAAACTATTTAAGAAAGTTCCAAGAATAGATGATACAAAGACCATCTTGATAAGGTCAAAGGCCTATGTCAAGGGGAGAGTTGGATCCAGATCTGAACTCGCATCCGGAAATTCAAATAAAGTTAGCACAAAAGAGCAGGATGATCAAACACCCGGGAACAAGATTTTATTTCCAGGTGTATATAATGGACTTCATCCCATAAA encodes the following:
- a CDS encoding conserved hypothetical protein (encoded by transcript BEWA_036080A), producing the protein MRDNREGDIFITEGTLNGIIKAFESKSWDRIAVQDLRRTGTRLRFAKRYSVAEISKIGRSFMASIARYYVNYVCKNDSEARWLHTTARDPFINNQNKKHISTLADRVDAISVLLDNNCVLNWKLFYGLIELTRSDKIRVKQTSIQFLYTTLMKILPSRKLKYIDQIEEDRLRFLGAHLSYLKGKGGSIDECDPFAKSMLLAVSFEDFLKGIYSTFIQILSDMMNSNLEFMQKDASNYCLQMLIQKPEQEVILLDMIISRLGHKNDKMSSYAFNLLDTLLQNHGQMKRVVVAKVGERIKKSISWMYKDMHHWPSKGKWFTRRKTVIFHHTFSLFHSFTYLYFAADELIHMLKGIHRGMHYISRLNYTRYCPCSLFKCFRNEYDVAYETFKCFVDSVHFFFAFHDIGSSKFSAPMYEYEECAKIVRCISIAIEKCLRYFKFLDSLGTKQALSSGKTGIFDDRRKELLDSLQDNVKSLYRAAHRPTSLSANISLLSLLSSIFPSEDRYYNLLYERILDIRMFDASNTLSLLLVVDKMMQQDSDVPRVCSFIKRLLQVAGTITSTNASLLIARICRKKMGDLPSIRKIIHDSPKEGEHYIHDKRNPTYSMADECHLWELYLNAASYNPILEHEFRNLDKDPVNALDQKGFSTEYNTFTLFQELSLFSGALQHGDYSYTQEKYWKNNKQAEPHHMSFKLYHKLKYECDPRLQQKKKLELPQDVADEISDGQDTDPGVEFNDVNDSEVDTEPSISEGDAEDISEEDTDEEISDDVTDDEISESVSGNEEIDDLDSEEDSDSNREKRNLSSTNDLELKKRKDIEKRLKRVTRGSFADASRLFFL